A region from the Dehalococcoides mccartyi CG5 genome encodes:
- a CDS encoding hydrogenase small subunit, translating into MFNTKLTRRDFVQLAAGSTAALSLGALKLPEFEKMFAEALKEIPVIWLQGAGCNGCTISTLNVVSPTIQDLLLTSVVPGTHVSMQFHPTIMAAQGDLAMNTITDTAAKGPFVLVIEGSVPLKDGGIYAEVGEKDGEGITLLEHVLNLAPKALAVVAAGTCSAFGGITAAAPNPTGAKAVSEILKDHNITTPVVNLPGCPPHPDWVVGTLATVLMSGLDALDLDDMGRPKAYYGKLLHDQCPRRGHYEKGLFATKLSEPYCLFLVGCKGPVTYADCSDRLWNNKTRWCVEADSPCIGCAHPGFPDAVSPMFEAPPVINSTDKLAIGIAGTAVVLTAGVAAVELAKKAKRNAAKKG; encoded by the coding sequence ATGTTTAATACTAAACTTACTAGACGGGATTTTGTACAGCTAGCCGCCGGCTCTACTGCCGCCCTGAGTCTGGGAGCTTTGAAGCTCCCCGAATTTGAGAAAATGTTTGCCGAGGCTTTGAAAGAAATCCCGGTTATATGGCTACAGGGTGCCGGCTGCAACGGTTGCACTATCTCTACTCTCAACGTTGTATCGCCCACCATCCAGGATTTACTGCTTACTTCGGTAGTGCCCGGTACTCATGTTTCCATGCAGTTCCACCCCACCATTATGGCCGCCCAGGGTGACCTGGCTATGAACACTATTACCGATACTGCCGCTAAAGGGCCTTTTGTACTGGTAATTGAAGGCTCTGTACCTCTTAAGGATGGCGGGATTTACGCCGAAGTCGGCGAAAAAGACGGCGAAGGAATCACCCTGCTTGAGCACGTACTGAACCTGGCTCCCAAGGCACTGGCCGTAGTAGCTGCCGGTACCTGTTCCGCTTTCGGCGGAATTACAGCTGCCGCTCCCAATCCCACCGGCGCCAAGGCCGTTTCAGAGATTCTTAAAGACCATAATATAACTACCCCTGTTGTAAATCTGCCCGGCTGCCCCCCTCATCCGGATTGGGTAGTGGGCACTCTGGCTACTGTACTTATGAGCGGGCTGGACGCGCTTGACCTTGACGATATGGGGCGTCCCAAGGCTTACTATGGCAAACTGCTGCATGACCAGTGTCCGCGCCGCGGCCACTACGAAAAGGGTCTGTTTGCCACCAAGCTATCTGAGCCTTACTGCCTGTTCCTGGTGGGTTGTAAAGGCCCGGTAACCTATGCTGATTGTTCTGACAGGCTCTGGAACAATAAAACCCGCTGGTGCGTGGAAGCTGATTCGCCTTGTATCGGCTGTGCCCACCCCGGCTTCCCGGATGCGGTTTCTCCCATGTTTGAAGCCCCGCCTGTTATTAATAGTACTGACAAACTGGCTATCGGTATTGCCGGCACTGCCGTTGTACTGACTGCCGGTGTAGCTGCTGTAGAACTTGCTAAAAAAGCCAAGCGGAATGCCGCGAAAAAGGGTTAG
- a CDS encoding 4Fe-4S dicluster domain-containing protein, which yields MPNGMLIDTTRCTGCRGCQVACKQWNENPAVKTTFSPEVTNPLEQNAFNYNLLECREIEEDGKLQWIFAHKRCLHCYEPACVSVCPVGALHKRPNGAVVWDQDKCFGCRYCQNACPFEIPKFEWDDNWAKITKCTMCWNRVDEGMEPACAATCPTGAIKFGERADLLAEAYERLSNNPDKYYPYVYGEKEAGGTHVLYLSSVHPEKLGFDMHEHEFFPSFTREFLGNIPLEISIVASLMVGVWYFRGRRIQAQAHDAEHAENKAGKH from the coding sequence ATGCCTAATGGAATGCTGATTGATACCACTAGATGTACTGGTTGTCGAGGCTGCCAGGTGGCCTGTAAGCAGTGGAATGAAAATCCTGCTGTCAAGACAACTTTCAGTCCTGAAGTGACCAATCCCTTGGAACAAAACGCATTCAACTACAACCTGCTGGAGTGCAGGGAAATTGAAGAAGATGGAAAACTTCAATGGATCTTCGCTCATAAGAGATGTTTACACTGCTATGAACCGGCCTGTGTTTCGGTATGTCCGGTCGGTGCCCTCCACAAACGGCCTAACGGCGCAGTAGTCTGGGATCAGGATAAATGCTTCGGCTGCCGTTATTGTCAGAACGCCTGCCCCTTTGAAATCCCCAAGTTTGAGTGGGATGACAACTGGGCTAAAATCACCAAATGCACCATGTGCTGGAACAGGGTAGACGAAGGTATGGAACCGGCTTGTGCCGCTACCTGCCCCACCGGCGCTATCAAATTTGGCGAACGGGCTGACCTGCTGGCAGAGGCCTATGAAAGACTTTCAAACAACCCTGACAAATACTACCCCTATGTTTACGGTGAAAAAGAAGCTGGCGGTACTCATGTTTTGTACCTAAGCAGCGTTCACCCTGAAAAGCTTGGCTTTGACATGCACGAGCATGAGTTCTTCCCCAGCTTTACCAGAGAATTCCTTGGCAATATACCCTTGGAAATCTCTATAGTAGCTTCGCTGATGGTTGGTGTATGGTACTTCCGCGGCCGCAGAATTCAGGCACAGGCACACGATGCTGAGCATGCTGAAAACAAGGCTGGCAAGCACTAG